AACAGTTCCGTTCACAATATTAAGTGCTCTTTCTTCTGCAGGAAGCTGTTTGATAGCTCCTCTTAAAGTTTTGCTGTAAAAATCAAAACGGGCATTATCTAGTGCTGATGATAATTGGCCTGAAGCCCCGTTTAATAAATCCCATTTTAAATATTCTTTCCATGCTGCTACTTTGTTTTCAGTAAAAACAGTTTGCAATGCTGTCATATATTTAGGCTCAGAAACAATTACAGTCTCTAATTTTGTAATTCCTAAACCAGCAAAATATTCATTCCATTTAATAGCTGGAGTCAATTTTTGAATCTCAGCAACTGTCATTGGGTTGTATTGTAAACGGCTGTCTCTTCTTTCTACTCTGTTTAATCTAGGCTGTGACAATTCTGTTTCTAAAGCGACAACTGCTGCTGCACTTTCTTTTGCTTTTTCAGGAGATTCTCCAATAAACTGAAGCATTCTCGCTACATGCAGTTCATATTTTGCACGTTTTTCTTTAGAATCTTTATCATCAGCAGTATAGTAATCTTTGTCTGGAAGTCCAAGTCCACTTGGTGCAAGGTTTACAGAATTCTTAGAACTATCTTTATCATCAGCGCCAATATAAATTCCGAAGAAACCGGAACCTCCTTCTTTTTCCATTTCAATCAAATATTTCTGTAGATCAGCAACATTTTTAATGGCATCGATTTTTTTCAAATACGGTTTTAGCGGTTCGATTCCTCTTTTATCTCTTCCTATCGTATCTAAATAAGTATTGAATAAATTAACTGCTTTTCCCTGATCAGTATTCGATTTGTATTTTGGGTTTTTAGAAGCATCTTTCAAAACCGTCATTACATCTTTGTCTGTTCTTTTAATCAGTTCATTAAAACTTCCCCAAGTTGTACGATCGCTTGGAATTTCTGTTTTTTCTAACCAAGTTCCGTTTACATATTTAAAAAAATCCTGACTTGGGCTAACTTTGGTATCCATATAAGATACGTTGATACCTGGTTCTTTTGGAGCATTTTGTGCTTGAACTGCTGTCAAAGAAAACATTGCAGAAATGACACCAAACACAGGTTTAGCGAATTGCTTTTTCATAAAAATTTATAGTTTAAGGGAAAATACAAACATATTGTTATTATTTCATAAATTGTGTTAAAATTCCAACTGTAAAATCCAAAACAAGAATAAATTTCACAATTAGAAATCTTAACTTTTTATATTAGTTGTTATATTATCACAAAAGTTACAAAAGGCTGTTAAAAAAAATTAGCAGCAAAGTTTTTAGAATCTGCTTTTTGTATTTTTGCACCAAATTTTTTTTATGAAATCGCTTTTATATAAATACCGCAAATTCTTTATTGTTTTAATAGTGTTTTCGGTGGTTACAATATCTTTGTTTTATGCTGCTTTAAAACCTAAAAAAACATTACCAATATACAATCCTGCGGATGTAAATCCAGAATTAGTCGACAGTACGGTTCAATATAAAAGCAAATACCACACAATCGCTGATTTCTCTTTTGTGAATCAAAACGGCGATACCATTACACAGAAAAACTACGAAGGCAAAATCTATGTTGCCGATTTCTTTTTTACAACCTGTGGTTCTATCTGTCCAAAAATGACAACCAATCTGGAAGAAGTTCAGAAAGCAGTGATCAATAACCCAAAAGTAATGTTGCTTTCTCATACTGTTTTTCCTGAAGTGGACAGTGTTTCGGTTTTAAAAGCTTACGCCATAAAACATGGTGTCGTAGACAGCAAATGGAATTTGGTTACTGGTGATAAAAAAGAAATCTACACTATGGCTAGAAAATCGTATTTAGCGGTAAAATTAGGAAGACCAGATCAATTGTACGATATGGTTCATACGGAGAATTTCGTTTTGGTTGATCAAAAAAGACGTGTTCGCGGTTTTTATGATGGAACAAATAAAGAAGACATGAAACGTCTTTTAGAGGACATTGAATTCTTATCAAAAGAGTAAAAATCCCTTATTTTTAGAAACATTTAGCATTTGTCCAAGGGTTAAATGCCTTGGAATAAATAATAATTGCCTACTTTTGCAATCTAAATTCAATCTAAATAAGCTTGCAAAATACAATCCACACTCTGAAAAAAGGCGAGAAAGCCATTATCAAAGATTTTGATATCGATCTTATTCCACTGAAATTATTAGAAATGGGTTGTCTCCCTGGCAGCGTAGTTGAGTTACTGCAGATTGCTCCTCTTGGAGATCCACTATATTTGGATATTAACGGTTCGCATGTGGCGATTCGTATTGAAACGGCTCGTGAAATTGAAGTTGAACTTATCCAAAACAATTTATAATGAGTGTTCAGAATATCAATGTTGCCCTTATCGGGAATCCAAATACCGGAAAAACTTCTGTTTTCAATCAGCTTACAGGTTTAAATCAACAAGTTGGAAATTATCCTGGAATTACGGTGGAGAAAAAAATGGGGTTTTGCAAATTGCCTCATAACATCAAAGCCAACATTCTAGATTTACCTGGAACGTACAGTTTGAACGCCAGTTCGATGGACGAAAGTGTGGTTATTGAACTTTTATTAAACAAAAACGATAAACTTTATCCAGATGTTGCCGTTGTAGTAACGGATGTTGAGAATCTGAAAAGGAACTTACTGATTTATACTCAAATCAAAGACCTTGAAATCCCGACGATATTAGTTATTAATATGTCTGATCGTATGGAAAGAAAAGGAATTACTTTGGATATTACGTATTTAGAAGAAAAACTGAAAACTAAAATTGCTTTAGTAAGTTCCAGAAAAGGTTTAGGAATTGAGGAATTAAAGGAACTAATTGTTTCTTATAAAACCATTCCGAACGAGCCTTGTTTGAACGCTTCAGTAATTGATCCTGAATATTTTCAAAAGTTACAACACGCTTTTCCAAATCAATTGATGTACAAGTTGTGGCTGGTAATTACGCAGGATGTAAACTTTTCGAATTTAGACCGAAATGAAGTCCGTAATACTTTTACCAAATCACATTCCGAATTAAAGCGTTTACAGCAGAAAGAAACCATCAAAAGATATCAATTTATAAATGATGTTCTAAAAGAAGGTTTAAAAGTAGATACTTCGAATGCAACAGATATTCGTGCCAAATTAGACCGTGTTTTAACACACAAAGTTGGAGGTTACGTAATTTTCTTTGCGATTTTATTCTTGATTTTTCAATCCATTTTCAGCTGGTCAACGATTCCGATGGATTTTATTGACAGCACTTTTGCTTCCTTAAGCAGCTGGGTGGCCGCAGAACTGCCAAGCGGTATTTTAACCGATTTACTTTCTCAGGGAATTATTCCGGGAATTGGCGGTGTCATTATTTTTATTCCGCAGATTGCCTTTTTATTCCTTTTCATTTCAATTCTGGAAGAAAGCGGTTATATGAGCCGAGTGGTATTTTTGATGGATAAAATCATGCGCCGATTCGGACTTTCAGGAAAAAGTGTCGTGCCTTTGATTTCAGGAACAGCTTGTGCAATTCCAGCAATTATGGCAACCCGAAATATCGAAAACTGGAAAGAACGCCTTATTACGATCTTAGTAACGCCATTCACGACTTGCTCTGCAAGATTACCGGTTTATGCCATTATTATTTCATTGGTTATCCCGAGTAAACGTGTTTTTGGAGTTTTAAATGTTCAGGGATTAACTTTAATGCTGCTGTATGTTTTAGGTTTTTTTATGGCGATATTATCTTCTTATATTTTAAATAAAGTTTTAAAACTAGAGTCTAAAACGTATTTCGTAGTGGAGATGCCAAGTTATAAAATGCCGCTTTTGAAAAACGTTGGAATCAATGTTGTTGAAAAAACCAAAGCATTCATTGTTGGTGCAGGTAAAATTATCTTAGCCATATCTGTTATCTTATGGTTTTTGGCTTCTTACGGACCTGGAAAAGAATTTAATGATGCTGAGAATATTGTGAAAGAAAGATTTGCAAACACAACTTTGGATGAAACGCAGTTTGAAAACGAAGTGAATTCTCAAAAATTGGAGAATTCATACATTGGATTAATGGGAAGAGCGATTGAACCGGCAATTCGTCCTTTAGGTTACGATTGGAAAATCGGTATTGCTTTAATTAGTTCGTTTGCCGCCCGTGAAGTTTTCGTTGGAACATTGGCAACCATTTACAGTGTTGGAGATACCGATAACGAATCGACTATAAAAAGCAAAATGCAGGCGGAAATTCGTCCAGATACTGGAAAAAAAGTATTTGATTTCCCAACTGGAATATCTTTACTGTTATTTTATGCTTTTGCGATGCAGTGCGCCAGTACATTGGCCATTACGAAAAAAGAAACCAACTCATGGAAATGGCCTGCAATGCAGTTGGGCTTCATGAGTGCGTTAGCTTATTTTAGCGCATTAATTGCGTACCAACTTTTAAAATAAAAAATTATGATGCAGCAAATTATCGCTTTTGCCATACTAGGATTTGCAGTTGCTTTTCTGATCAAAAAATACTTTTTTAAATCGAAAAAGAAAAAAGACTGCGGCAATGGAACTGATTGCGGTTGTAGTTAATTGTCTATTCCACAGAGATACTCAAAACAAAAAAGCTTCACAGAGATTTTTAATTCTTTGTGAAGCTTTTTTGTTTTATGAATTGTACCTGTTATTAAAAAACGTCTTTTATTATTATTTTAAAAACTTTTAAAGGCTGTCTATCAATCCTAATTGTGCTTTTTTTGACAAATTTAAAAATCATCAAAAATGCCAGAACAAGATAAAATAGAAATAATTAGAGACAACCGAGTTGCTAGATTATTGTGGTTTACACTTGGATTTTTATGTGCTGTCATAGTTACTTATTTAACTATGAAACATCATTCATAAATCAAACATAGAGCCTTTTTTTTATATAAATAGATTAATTTAAAAATGGGAAAACGGCTTCAAATATTTTGAAGCCGTTTTTTTTTATGTATTTGATTTTAATATTGTTTTGCCAAGTTATTTAACTCCTTCCCACTCTGCATAAAACTGCGCCAGAAAAGATTCCATAAAACGATGCCTTTCTGCAGCGATTTCTTTTCCTTTTTCAGTATTCATTTTATCTTTTAAAAGTAAAAGCTTTTCGTAGAAATGGTTTATAGTTGGAGCGTTATTCTTTTTATACTCCTCTTTTGTCATATTCGTTATGGGTTCAATCTCTGGATTGTATAAAGCACGATTCTTAAATCCGCCATAATTGAACGCTCTTGCAACTCCAATGGCACCAATGGCATCTAATCGATCGGCATCCTGTACAATATCCAATTCGACAGAAAAGAACTTCTTTTCGAAATTTCCGCCTTTATAAGAGATATTTTCAATGATATTGACAACATGGGCTATTGTCTCCTCAGAAACATTTTCCGCTTCTAAAAACGCTCTTGCTGTTTTAGGCCCAATAGTTTCATCTCCGTTATGAAATTTACTATCTGCAATATCATGTAATAAAGCTCCTAATTGGACAACTGTCAGATCGCACTCTGTATCTTTCGCAATCAAAAGTGCATTTTTGTAAACACGTTCAATGTGAAACCAATCATGACCACCTTCGGCATCGTTTAATTTTTCTTTTACAAAAGCAATGGTTTTAATAATCAGTTCTGAAGCACTCATACAGAAGTTTTTACAGTTTAAAAAAAAGTTGATTGTCAAAGATTTTAAAACCTTCAACAATCAACAAATATATTCTAAAGCAACGGTGTTGCGTTTTAGATTCCAAGTCCTAAAATCCCTAATTCCAATCTAAAATCTAAGATCTGAAATCTAAAATTTAAAGTCTAGCTGGTTCTACCCATTTAAAGATGTGTGATTCTTGTGGAATAACAATTCTTTCAGAAATTCTAGCCATACGCGCTGGAAGTTTCATTAAATAATCACGTGCTTTTTCGGCTTCATCAGTCAAATTAGAAATTTTATCAATTTCCCATTTGTTGATTAATTTCTGCATGATTTCAACGTAATCCGTTGCTGTATATACACCAATTCTTTGTGCTGAATCTGAAAACTGTTCAAAAGCGGTGCTGATTTTTTGTCCTGATTCTCTCAAAAAGTGAGCTGGCATAACGATTTTCTGCTTCATCATGTATTGAAAAGCCAGCATCATTTCGCTAGGATCAACCTGGAAAATTCTGGTAACAAATTCACTGTATGCATGGTGGTGACGCATTTCGTCACCTGCAATCATTTTACACATTTTAGACAACTTGTTATCTCCAAATTTCTTTGCAATCTGCGATACTCTATTATGAGAAACATAAGTTGCTAATTCCTGAAAACTAGTGTATACAAAGTTTTTGTACGGATCCGTTCCAGTTCCAATATCAAAACCGTCGTTGATCAAATGCTGTGTTGTCATTTCGATTTCACGCATATTCACACGACCAGACAAATACAAGTATTTATTCAAAAGATCTCCGTGACGGTTTTCTTCTCCAGTCCATTGTTTTACCCACTTAGCCCAGCCATTTCCTTGACTTCCTTCTTGCTGATCTATTCCTTCTACATCCATTAACCATGACTCATATGTCGGTAATGCTTCCTCGGTGATGGTATCACCTACAAGCGTAACCCAGAAATCGTATGGAAGTTCTTTAGCAATTTCGCGTAATTCTTTTACCTCTTCAAAGAAGTTTTCTCCTTGAGAATTTGGTAAGAAATCCGACGGCTGCCAAATTTTTTCCACCGGGATTAAATACTGTTCAACGAAGCTATCCACGTTTTTTTCCAAAAACTGCATTACTTCTAATCTAATGTTTTTTATAGACATTACTTATTTTAAATTTGAGTTTACGTCTTAGCTCGGACTAAAACTTAAACCTGTTTATACTCATTTATTCCTTCTTTAACTGCTTTCTCAGTAATTTCCATCAACTCTTCAAACTTATAGTCTTTTACAGCCAAAGCCTGGTGTGCCGTAAATGTCAGATGGTTTCCTAAACCAACCGGAAACATTCCATATCGAACTATCTTCCAGGAATTATTAATACTTACCGGTACAACATACGCAGATGGTGCGTATTTGCATAAAATTTTTAAACCGCTTTGCGCAAATTCTTTTGGCACGCCAGTTTTACTTCTTGTTCCTTCTGGAAAAATAACGGCAGATCTTGTGTTTTTTTCGATATATTCAGACAAGCCTTTGATAACTGGTATCGCTTGTTTAGGGTCTTTTCGGTCAATTAAGACAGATCCTCCGTGTTTCAGATTATAAGAAACACTCGGAATGCCGCTTCCTAATTCCTTCTTACTTACAAATTTACAATGAAAACCTCTAAAGTACCAAATCATTGCCACGATATCGTACATACTTTGATGATTTGCCACAAAAATAATCGGAGCACCTTTCGGAATTGTGTCTACACCTTTCACTGTATATCTTGTCCCTACTAAATTTGTACATTTTAGAAGACAGAAATTCAGATAATCTACACTTTTCTTGTGTGCCTGATATCCGAATAAATTTAAGCAAATCCACTGAATTGGGTGAAAAACAACCAAACATAAACCAAATAATAAATAATAAATTACCGATATTGGATAAGAAATAATTTTTTCCATGCTTCAAAAATTAATGCGCAAAAGTAGTAAATATATTTTTAGACTTATTAAAATTGAAAACAATAACCGATTTTCTGGTTTAATTGTACCTTTGTCACAGAATTTGCAAATCTTTTCTGAATTAAATGAACTTCACTGTTCTTAAAACAGATATAGAAATCAGATAAAAATTGTAAATTTGACAGTAAACTTGTTTTTAAAAGTCATGAAAAGTAAGATCGCACGTTTTGTAATGAAACAACACAGGGAAAAACTTGAAACTAATGAAACAGATATTTTAATAAGATCTGCTTCAAGAGGTTCAAGTTATGCTATTAGAGAATCTAAAGCTTTAGGATTAACTATAAAATCAATTTCAGGAAAAAAAATAATTGAAAAGCTTCCTACTGGAGAAATTAAAGTAATACGAAATCTACAAGATAAACCCGTTTCTGATAAAGGTTTGAAAAAAGGAATGGTATTATGCAGGAAATAAAAAAAAGATTGAGAATTTTTGCAGGCCCTAATGGTTCTGGTAAAAGCACTCTTTTTGAAGAATTCTCAAAACATTATAATACAGGGTATTTTATCAACGCTGACTATCTGGAAAAGATTCTTCAAACTAAAGGTCTGATAGATTTGGATTCGTATGATATTCAAGCCTCTTCAGAAGATTTAAAGAAATTCTTAAAAAGAGAAAATACTAAAAC
This portion of the Flavobacterium panacagri genome encodes:
- a CDS encoding M13 family metallopeptidase — its product is MKKQFAKPVFGVISAMFSLTAVQAQNAPKEPGINVSYMDTKVSPSQDFFKYVNGTWLEKTEIPSDRTTWGSFNELIKRTDKDVMTVLKDASKNPKYKSNTDQGKAVNLFNTYLDTIGRDKRGIEPLKPYLKKIDAIKNVADLQKYLIEMEKEGGSGFFGIYIGADDKDSSKNSVNLAPSGLGLPDKDYYTADDKDSKEKRAKYELHVARMLQFIGESPEKAKESAAAVVALETELSQPRLNRVERRDSRLQYNPMTVAEIQKLTPAIKWNEYFAGLGITKLETVIVSEPKYMTALQTVFTENKVAAWKEYLKWDLLNGASGQLSSALDNARFDFYSKTLRGAIKQLPAEERALNIVNGTVGEALGKLYVEKLFPAEAKEKAYKMIQNVILAYKNRINALTWMSPETKVKAIEKLNKITIKIGYPDKWKDYSALTIKSIAEGGTYFDNMKNLSKWGFQKSIDKLGKPVDKTEWGMSPQTVNAYYNPSYNEIVFPAAILQPPFYNYQADEAVNYGGIGAVIGHEISHGFDDSGARYNAEGNLVDWWTENDLKQFTALGTALANQYSALEPLPGVHVDGHFTLGENIGDLGGINAAYDGLQLYLKENGNPGLIDVFTPEQRFFISWATVWRTKSRDEAIKNQVKTDPHSPGMYRAYVPIQNVDAFYKAFDIKKGDKMYVEPEKRVKIW
- a CDS encoding SCO family protein produces the protein MKSLLYKYRKFFIVLIVFSVVTISLFYAALKPKKTLPIYNPADVNPELVDSTVQYKSKYHTIADFSFVNQNGDTITQKNYEGKIYVADFFFTTCGSICPKMTTNLEEVQKAVINNPKVMLLSHTVFPEVDSVSVLKAYAIKHGVVDSKWNLVTGDKKEIYTMARKSYLAVKLGRPDQLYDMVHTENFVLVDQKRRVRGFYDGTNKEDMKRLLEDIEFLSKE
- a CDS encoding FeoA family protein, translating into MQNTIHTLKKGEKAIIKDFDIDLIPLKLLEMGCLPGSVVELLQIAPLGDPLYLDINGSHVAIRIETAREIEVELIQNNL
- the feoB gene encoding ferrous iron transport protein B, producing MSVQNINVALIGNPNTGKTSVFNQLTGLNQQVGNYPGITVEKKMGFCKLPHNIKANILDLPGTYSLNASSMDESVVIELLLNKNDKLYPDVAVVVTDVENLKRNLLIYTQIKDLEIPTILVINMSDRMERKGITLDITYLEEKLKTKIALVSSRKGLGIEELKELIVSYKTIPNEPCLNASVIDPEYFQKLQHAFPNQLMYKLWLVITQDVNFSNLDRNEVRNTFTKSHSELKRLQQKETIKRYQFINDVLKEGLKVDTSNATDIRAKLDRVLTHKVGGYVIFFAILFLIFQSIFSWSTIPMDFIDSTFASLSSWVAAELPSGILTDLLSQGIIPGIGGVIIFIPQIAFLFLFISILEESGYMSRVVFLMDKIMRRFGLSGKSVVPLISGTACAIPAIMATRNIENWKERLITILVTPFTTCSARLPVYAIIISLVIPSKRVFGVLNVQGLTLMLLYVLGFFMAILSSYILNKVLKLESKTYFVVEMPSYKMPLLKNVGINVVEKTKAFIVGAGKIILAISVILWFLASYGPGKEFNDAENIVKERFANTTLDETQFENEVNSQKLENSYIGLMGRAIEPAIRPLGYDWKIGIALISSFAAREVFVGTLATIYSVGDTDNESTIKSKMQAEIRPDTGKKVFDFPTGISLLLFYAFAMQCASTLAITKKETNSWKWPAMQLGFMSALAYFSALIAYQLLK
- a CDS encoding HD domain-containing protein; this encodes MSASELIIKTIAFVKEKLNDAEGGHDWFHIERVYKNALLIAKDTECDLTVVQLGALLHDIADSKFHNGDETIGPKTARAFLEAENVSEETIAHVVNIIENISYKGGNFEKKFFSVELDIVQDADRLDAIGAIGVARAFNYGGFKNRALYNPEIEPITNMTKEEYKKNNAPTINHFYEKLLLLKDKMNTEKGKEIAAERHRFMESFLAQFYAEWEGVK
- a CDS encoding acyl-ACP desaturase, with amino-acid sequence MSIKNIRLEVMQFLEKNVDSFVEQYLIPVEKIWQPSDFLPNSQGENFFEEVKELREIAKELPYDFWVTLVGDTITEEALPTYESWLMDVEGIDQQEGSQGNGWAKWVKQWTGEENRHGDLLNKYLYLSGRVNMREIEMTTQHLINDGFDIGTGTDPYKNFVYTSFQELATYVSHNRVSQIAKKFGDNKLSKMCKMIAGDEMRHHHAYSEFVTRIFQVDPSEMMLAFQYMMKQKIVMPAHFLRESGQKISTAFEQFSDSAQRIGVYTATDYVEIMQKLINKWEIDKISNLTDEAEKARDYLMKLPARMARISERIVIPQESHIFKWVEPARL
- a CDS encoding lysophospholipid acyltransferase family protein, with translation MEKIISYPISVIYYLLFGLCLVVFHPIQWICLNLFGYQAHKKSVDYLNFCLLKCTNLVGTRYTVKGVDTIPKGAPIIFVANHQSMYDIVAMIWYFRGFHCKFVSKKELGSGIPSVSYNLKHGGSVLIDRKDPKQAIPVIKGLSEYIEKNTRSAVIFPEGTRSKTGVPKEFAQSGLKILCKYAPSAYVVPVSINNSWKIVRYGMFPVGLGNHLTFTAHQALAVKDYKFEELMEITEKAVKEGINEYKQV